A stretch of Elephas maximus indicus isolate mEleMax1 chromosome 20, mEleMax1 primary haplotype, whole genome shotgun sequence DNA encodes these proteins:
- the SNTN gene encoding sentan isoform X1: MCGCTHSTQDQALHSEVGPSPSAAPTSTLAPRKMPKSIAISKQLASIEALRKGSDLEKAMATFALTFRNSSDPDGKLGKTTARNLLHSQFGGFTEGQETKPKYRQILSELEEHMENKLDFEDFMILLLSVTVMSDLLQNIWSTK, encoded by the exons ATGTGTGGCTGCACCCACAGCACCCAGGACCAAGCGCTCCACTCGGAAGTGGGACCCAGTCCTTCTGCAGCCCCAACATCCACTTTAGCACCTAGGAAAATGCCTAAAAG CATTGCAATATCCAAACAACTGGCTTCAATAGAAG CTCTACGGAAGGGCTCAGATCTGGAAAAAGCCATGGCCACCTTCGCTCTGACTTTCAGAAACTCTTCTGACCCTGATGGAAAACTTGGAAAAACTACCGCCAGAAATCTGCTGCATAGCCAATTTGGGGGTTTCACAGAG GGACAAGAAACCAAGCCAAAATACAGACAGATCCTTTCTGAACTGGAAGAGCACATGGAAAATAAGCTTGACTTTGAGGATTTCATGATCTTGCTCCTAAGTGTCACTGTAATgtcagatctgctgcaaaatatatggagcacaaaatag
- the SNTN gene encoding sentan isoform X2: MCGCTHSTQDQALHSEVGPSPSAAPTSTLAPRKMPKSIAISKQLASIEALRKGSDLEKAMATFALTFRNSSDPDGKLGKTTARNLLHSQFGGFTEA; the protein is encoded by the exons ATGTGTGGCTGCACCCACAGCACCCAGGACCAAGCGCTCCACTCGGAAGTGGGACCCAGTCCTTCTGCAGCCCCAACATCCACTTTAGCACCTAGGAAAATGCCTAAAAG CATTGCAATATCCAAACAACTGGCTTCAATAGAAG CTCTACGGAAGGGCTCAGATCTGGAAAAAGCCATGGCCACCTTCGCTCTGACTTTCAGAAACTCTTCTGACCCTGATGGAAAACTTGGAAAAACTACCGCCAGAAATCTGCTGCATAGCCAATTTGGGGGTTTCACAGAG GCATAA